From Denitrovibrio acetiphilus DSM 12809, the proteins below share one genomic window:
- a CDS encoding cofactor-independent phosphoglycerate mutase: MKYLVLLTDGMSDHQLEELGGKTVMQYAKTPNLDYMAANGVGGFVKSTPDGYYPGSDICNLTMMGYDPTQFYSGRSPLEAGSAGIELGTKDMSFRCNLVTLDGEIMEDNSAHHIDNETAGKAIDELNAIFNTEGVEFYKGLGFRNLMVLRDVDFNLETTPPHDIMGQDASGYLPKGKGSEKLIDVMERAKAIFSDGKYGRANGIWFWGEGTRPAMPLFKDLYGMDGAVVAAVDLIRGIGRFGGMNVLTVPGATGFIDTNFEGKAEYAVNAFKDADYVFLHVEAADEAGHMGSIEEKVKAVENIDSRMCPIILEGMKQYGDFRILVSPDHPTPVKLRTHVAEPVPAIIFGTGVNPDENQTYDEFMKPTFFIEEGYKIADFFLKSTVING; this comes from the coding sequence ATGAAATATCTGGTACTGCTCACCGATGGAATGAGCGACCATCAGCTTGAGGAGCTTGGCGGTAAAACTGTCATGCAGTATGCCAAGACACCCAACCTCGATTATATGGCAGCAAATGGTGTCGGTGGTTTTGTGAAGTCCACTCCGGACGGATATTACCCCGGAAGCGACATATGCAACCTTACCATGATGGGGTATGACCCTACACAATTTTATTCCGGCAGAAGCCCCCTTGAGGCAGGCAGTGCAGGGATTGAGCTTGGGACAAAAGATATGTCTTTCAGGTGCAACCTCGTCACGCTTGACGGGGAGATCATGGAGGACAACTCGGCCCACCATATAGATAATGAAACTGCCGGAAAGGCTATAGATGAACTGAACGCCATCTTTAATACAGAAGGTGTTGAGTTTTATAAAGGGCTTGGCTTCCGCAATCTGATGGTCTTGAGGGATGTTGACTTTAACCTGGAAACCACACCTCCCCACGACATAATGGGGCAGGACGCCAGCGGATATCTCCCGAAAGGGAAAGGTTCCGAAAAGCTTATAGATGTTATGGAGAGGGCAAAAGCTATCTTCTCTGACGGGAAATACGGCAGGGCTAACGGCATATGGTTCTGGGGAGAGGGGACAAGACCAGCCATGCCTCTTTTTAAAGACCTCTACGGTATGGACGGCGCTGTTGTTGCCGCCGTAGACCTTATACGGGGTATCGGCAGGTTCGGAGGAATGAATGTGCTTACTGTTCCGGGTGCGACCGGATTTATAGATACGAATTTCGAAGGCAAGGCAGAGTACGCTGTTAATGCCTTTAAAGATGCTGACTATGTTTTTCTTCATGTAGAGGCTGCTGATGAAGCGGGGCACATGGGAAGCATAGAGGAAAAAGTGAAAGCGGTGGAAAATATTGACAGCCGGATGTGTCCTATCATCCTTGAGGGGATGAAGCAGTACGGCGATTTCAGGATACTTGTTTCCCCTGACCACCCGACACCTGTTAAGCTCCGCACTCATGTTGCAGAGCCTGTTCCTGCTATTATTTTCGGCACAGGTGTGAACCCTGATGAGAATCAGACCTATGACGAATTTATGAAGCCTACCTTCTTCATTGAAGAGGGTTATAAAATAGCGGATTTTTTTCTTAAAAGCACCGTGATAAACGGTTAG
- the cimA gene encoding citramalate synthase: MSKRVEIYDTTLRDGTQSEDVNFTIADKVKIAEALYDFGVRYIEGGWPGSNPRDIGFFKAVKGSSVPDDHIAAFGSTRRAKRTCDNDENIQALLEVEVPNLTIFGKTWDLHVTEALKIELDQNLELINDSLSYLKTKVDRAFYDAEHFFDGYKANKEYALRTLKAAMDAKADCIILCDTNGGTMPAEIGSIIDEVRKVTGDYPLGIHCHNDSDCAVANSVIAVKHGIVHVQGTVNGYGERCGNANIMSVIPNLQLKYGYECVPVDKLKNLRTVSRYINELGNLKHNIHQPYVGRSAFAHKGGVHVSAIMKNSSTYEHIEPELVGNRQRVLLSDLSGKSNLIYKAKDFGLDVDSSDPKINAVVERLKELENKGFQFEGAEASFELLMRKTMGTFTPFFDSISYRVIDEMNTNMGSPLAEATVMIKVDGEQEHTAAAGNGPVNAIDNAIRKALLNFYPNLKDMELVDYKVRILTTGTGTEAVTRVLVESKDTDGTWGTVGVATNIVDASYQALMDSIEYKLLKDKEKE; the protein is encoded by the coding sequence ATGTCAAAAAGAGTGGAGATATACGACACCACACTGAGAGACGGAACTCAGTCGGAAGACGTAAATTTTACCATCGCAGATAAAGTCAAGATAGCCGAAGCTCTTTATGATTTCGGTGTCAGATATATAGAAGGCGGATGGCCTGGGTCAAACCCAAGAGATATCGGTTTCTTTAAGGCGGTAAAAGGGTCATCTGTTCCTGATGATCATATCGCAGCTTTCGGAAGCACAAGGCGTGCAAAAAGAACATGTGATAATGACGAAAATATTCAGGCTCTGCTTGAGGTGGAAGTTCCCAACCTTACTATCTTCGGGAAGACATGGGATCTGCACGTTACAGAAGCTCTGAAAATAGAGCTGGACCAAAACCTCGAACTTATCAATGATTCGCTCTCTTACCTCAAGACAAAAGTTGACAGAGCATTTTACGATGCAGAGCACTTCTTTGACGGTTATAAAGCCAATAAGGAATATGCACTCAGAACCCTCAAAGCGGCTATGGATGCAAAAGCTGACTGCATTATACTCTGCGACACCAACGGCGGGACAATGCCTGCTGAGATAGGCAGCATCATAGATGAAGTTAGGAAAGTAACGGGGGACTATCCCCTTGGTATACACTGCCATAACGACAGCGACTGTGCTGTTGCAAACTCTGTAATTGCTGTAAAACATGGCATTGTACATGTGCAGGGGACTGTGAACGGATATGGTGAAAGGTGTGGGAATGCAAACATAATGTCTGTCATCCCTAATCTTCAGCTTAAATACGGCTATGAATGTGTTCCGGTGGATAAACTTAAAAACCTCAGAACTGTCTCAAGGTATATCAACGAACTTGGGAACCTGAAACATAATATACACCAGCCCTACGTAGGGCGTTCTGCATTTGCCCATAAGGGCGGGGTGCACGTCAGTGCTATTATGAAAAATTCCAGCACGTATGAGCACATTGAGCCGGAGCTTGTGGGGAACAGACAGCGTGTCCTGCTTTCTGACCTTTCCGGTAAGTCTAATCTTATCTATAAAGCAAAAGATTTCGGTCTGGATGTTGACAGCAGCGATCCTAAAATCAATGCTGTTGTTGAAAGACTCAAAGAGCTTGAAAATAAGGGTTTTCAGTTCGAAGGAGCCGAGGCTTCTTTTGAGCTGCTTATGCGCAAAACAATGGGAACCTTTACACCGTTTTTCGATTCAATCAGCTATCGTGTTATTGATGAAATGAACACCAATATGGGATCGCCGCTTGCTGAAGCTACAGTGATGATTAAAGTTGATGGTGAACAGGAACACACAGCAGCGGCCGGTAACGGTCCTGTAAACGCCATTGATAACGCCATCAGAAAAGCACTCCTCAACTTTTATCCCAACCTGAAAGATATGGAGCTTGTAGACTATAAAGTACGTATACTAACTACGGGCACTGGGACAGAGGCTGTTACAAGAGTTCTGGTAGAATCGAAAGATACTGACGGCACATGGGGTACGGTCGGGGTAGCCACTAATATTGTAGATGCCTCATATCAGGCTTTGATGGACTCTATTGAATATAAATTATTGAAAGATAAAGAAAAAGAATAA
- a CDS encoding homoserine dehydrogenase — protein MAEIVNVGLIGYGTVGKGTAEVLLKNKNLIFENTGIDIRLKTVADLAIDTANPDELLSLCEVVTNNAEDILNDQDIDIVVELIGGYTFAKDFIISALNKKKHVVSANKALFAMYGTEIYQAAELNNVSVCFEGAVGGGIPVLRVIKEDLAGNNINEIFGIINGTANYILSKMEKEGKEFEEVLKVAQELGYAEADPTFDIEGIDSAHKIAILASMAFNTLIPFEKIYVEGITSIKQIDIEFAKKLDCKIKLLAIAKKHENDLEVRVHPTMVPDVELMAQVDGVFNAVEIIGDMSDKTMHYGRGAGGKPTGSAVAGDVISIARDIAAGCTKRTPILGFKKDYTYYYPIKDIKDIKSAFYLRFSVVDEPGTLAMIAGVLAKYNISISEAIQTDERAPGEAVNMVFMTHKALARKIYDAIEEIDKSDVMRDKTVAIRVKELV, from the coding sequence ATGGCTGAGATAGTAAATGTTGGGCTCATAGGATACGGTACAGTAGGCAAAGGAACCGCTGAGGTACTTCTTAAAAACAAAAACCTTATATTTGAAAACACTGGTATAGACATACGCCTGAAGACGGTGGCTGACCTGGCAATAGACACGGCAAACCCTGATGAACTCCTCTCTCTGTGTGAGGTAGTCACAAACAATGCTGAAGACATACTTAATGATCAGGATATTGATATCGTTGTGGAGCTGATAGGCGGATATACTTTCGCAAAGGACTTTATAATCAGCGCTCTTAACAAGAAAAAGCATGTAGTTTCCGCTAATAAAGCTCTTTTTGCAATGTACGGCACAGAGATATATCAGGCAGCAGAACTAAACAATGTTTCTGTATGTTTCGAAGGAGCCGTGGGCGGGGGCATACCTGTTCTGCGAGTGATCAAAGAAGACCTTGCAGGGAATAATATCAATGAGATATTCGGCATCATTAACGGAACTGCGAATTACATTCTGTCTAAAATGGAAAAAGAGGGGAAAGAGTTTGAAGAAGTGCTGAAAGTAGCACAGGAACTCGGCTACGCAGAAGCAGACCCCACTTTTGATATAGAAGGGATCGACTCTGCGCACAAGATCGCAATACTTGCCTCTATGGCTTTTAACACCCTTATACCTTTTGAGAAGATTTATGTTGAGGGGATTACAAGCATCAAGCAGATAGACATTGAGTTTGCTAAAAAACTCGACTGCAAAATAAAGCTACTCGCAATAGCCAAAAAACATGAAAACGATCTTGAAGTCAGGGTTCATCCTACAATGGTTCCTGATGTTGAGCTTATGGCTCAGGTTGACGGTGTTTTTAATGCTGTTGAGATTATTGGCGACATGTCAGATAAAACGATGCACTACGGAAGAGGAGCTGGCGGTAAGCCGACAGGTTCTGCTGTGGCTGGTGACGTAATCTCCATCGCAAGAGATATCGCTGCCGGATGCACTAAGAGAACACCAATCCTCGGGTTTAAAAAAGATTATACATATTACTACCCTATAAAGGATATAAAGGACATAAAGTCTGCATTCTATCTGCGTTTCAGCGTTGTGGATGAGCCGGGAACACTTGCTATGATAGCAGGAGTTCTGGCTAAATATAATATCAGCATTTCTGAGGCGATTCAGACGGATGAACGTGCCCCTGGTGAAGCTGTAAATATGGTCTTTATGACACATAAAGCATTGGCACGTAAGATTTATGATGCAATAGAAGAAATTGATAAATCTGATGTAATGCGTGATAAAACAGTAGCCATAAGAGTTAAGGAGCTGGTCTGA
- a CDS encoding dihydroorotate dehydrogenase electron transfer subunit: MEGKIVRNQKLNDKYYLLEIKCEEFVREAKVGQFVMINTRHQDYTSDPLLRRPLGVADVNGDRFTLVYMVVGKGTMLLSEMKKDAVVSFSSPQGSTFSMVEKQRTALLAGGIGIAPVYWLAKALKDRGCVVDLYYGGRTVDDVVLLEELKENTDHLIVTTDDGSAGIKGLVVAPFEENIASYDIVYACGPKGMLRAVSNICVKHELPVEVSLDERMACGLGACLGCIIYLKEGDSVVQKRCCVEGPVFDGSKVVWDTVCQG, from the coding sequence ATGGAAGGAAAGATAGTCCGCAACCAGAAGCTCAATGATAAATATTACCTTCTGGAGATAAAGTGTGAGGAGTTCGTCCGTGAAGCAAAAGTCGGACAATTTGTGATGATAAACACACGGCATCAGGATTATACCAGTGATCCGCTGCTCAGGCGTCCGCTGGGCGTTGCAGATGTTAACGGCGATAGATTTACTCTCGTTTATATGGTTGTAGGCAAAGGCACTATGCTTCTTAGTGAAATGAAGAAGGATGCTGTTGTCAGCTTTTCCTCGCCACAGGGGAGCACCTTTTCAATGGTGGAAAAACAGCGTACCGCTCTGCTTGCCGGAGGCATAGGCATAGCACCTGTGTACTGGCTTGCAAAAGCACTGAAAGACAGAGGGTGTGTGGTTGACCTTTATTACGGCGGACGCACTGTCGACGATGTTGTACTGCTGGAAGAACTCAAGGAAAATACTGATCATCTCATTGTCACAACCGACGATGGTTCAGCCGGAATTAAGGGGCTTGTAGTAGCCCCATTTGAAGAAAATATCGCTTCGTATGATATTGTCTATGCTTGCGGTCCGAAAGGAATGCTACGTGCTGTAAGTAATATATGTGTTAAACATGAACTGCCTGTTGAAGTTTCTCTTGACGAAAGAATGGCGTGCGGACTTGGTGCATGCCTGGGCTGTATTATTTATCTTAAAGAAGGTGACAGCGTGGTTCAGAAGAGATGCTGTGTGGAAGGTCCTGTGTTTGATGGTTCTAAAGTTGTATGGGACACTGTCTGTCAGGGTTAG
- a CDS encoding Cache 3/Cache 2 fusion domain-containing protein — MINNIIHRKRLRYLIAFVVFITSAAFVLSLHTSIKIRGFFIENSKFLLENNVLLLKQSVEQFYIQAIDNVSLHFRFFRNSIYENGNFSLDKSSEVVMEVEDQTTSLKHNIKIPLMLYNDKPVMDNSALMDHFVKSTNTEGLTSTVFQVVDQGLLRISTNLLTPDKKYAVGTFIPASSPVYNKVMKGERYIGRAYVVGKWYWAIYEPITSENQIIGVLYMGLEEDDLTNILEKTFMSVRIGLSGYPFLQDDKGNILIHPFDAGKNMSHVATPDGKVIFDIMRAQKDGWVEYKYPKQGSRLLHDKVTRFMTIESLGWIVGAGAYEDEFYTGFTQYEITYSIFVIVVILVVGSGVGVTIFNTNRKLLDQSEQLQKLAVDAEEANIAKSAFLANMSHEIRTPLNSIMGFSDLLCASDINANDKEYALTISQSARSLLSIINDILDISKIESGKVELFKEEFDLNLMLDYVIKMISVRASEKDINFLFYCDTNIPAKLIGDSERIQQVLMNLLGNAVKFTEKGGEIRLSVFMADKADDTVDVRFEVHDTGIGISEAAVAHIFEPFHQADAGINRKYGGTGLGLTICNKILHIMESEIRVYSSEGVGSTFDFTVSFEKDEKHIKPLDNRKKNTAFCIYGSGDSESNTEKMVANYLRSIGDVVYYNDYGSKEIDILFCFDPLKLREYILLNLEQKNDIPVVFVGEENSLDAEASSMVSAIISHPVYPSKIYNIIMQLCGIGGMYSDNAGIESIYSGTVLVAEDNHTNQLLMKILLEGMGVNVVFAADGKEALEYCSEQTPDLVLMDINMPVMDGVSAFREIKKARALAGEDMVPVVALTANAVKSDRDSYLQVGMDDYLSKPVNKDELHRVLKKYLKVLKTRPAGNFYKNVTHAGQAYDKQTSIRNVGISEKDYDMIISQLFQNLDNDMKMLEDAVSEGDAKNIYCILHYLKGAAMNLHISTVIPLLEEYCTKAKSGDIESFDTQRIRALFEQVKDKINA, encoded by the coding sequence ATGATTAATAATATTATACACAGGAAACGTTTACGTTACCTTATCGCATTCGTGGTGTTTATAACATCTGCGGCATTTGTTCTCAGTCTGCATACGTCAATAAAGATACGAGGGTTCTTTATTGAAAACTCGAAGTTTCTGCTTGAAAATAATGTTTTACTTTTAAAGCAGAGCGTCGAGCAATTCTACATACAAGCAATAGATAATGTTTCTTTACATTTCCGTTTTTTCCGTAATTCAATATATGAAAACGGTAACTTCTCTCTGGACAAAAGCAGTGAAGTTGTTATGGAAGTTGAAGACCAGACAACCAGCCTTAAACATAATATCAAAATACCGCTAATGCTTTATAACGATAAACCGGTAATGGATAATTCTGCATTAATGGATCATTTCGTAAAATCAACAAATACAGAAGGACTTACTTCAACAGTATTTCAAGTAGTTGATCAGGGGCTGCTGCGCATATCGACAAATCTGTTAACTCCCGATAAAAAATATGCTGTTGGAACATTTATTCCTGCTAGCTCACCGGTTTACAATAAAGTTATGAAAGGTGAGAGGTACATCGGTAGAGCCTATGTTGTCGGCAAATGGTATTGGGCAATTTATGAGCCTATAACGTCAGAGAATCAGATAATCGGTGTTCTTTACATGGGGCTAGAAGAAGATGATCTCACAAATATCTTAGAAAAGACTTTTATGTCTGTCAGAATAGGGCTTTCAGGTTACCCATTCCTACAGGATGACAAAGGCAATATTCTTATCCACCCCTTTGATGCAGGGAAAAATATGAGCCATGTAGCAACTCCGGACGGTAAAGTTATTTTTGATATTATGCGTGCCCAGAAGGACGGCTGGGTGGAATATAAGTATCCTAAGCAGGGCAGCAGGCTTCTTCATGACAAGGTCACACGCTTCATGACTATTGAGTCTCTGGGGTGGATTGTTGGGGCAGGAGCATATGAAGACGAGTTTTATACTGGTTTTACTCAGTATGAGATAACTTACAGTATCTTTGTTATTGTGGTCATTCTTGTCGTAGGCAGCGGAGTCGGGGTAACTATATTTAACACCAATAGAAAACTGCTGGATCAGTCAGAACAGCTCCAGAAGCTGGCTGTTGATGCTGAAGAGGCGAATATCGCCAAGTCCGCTTTCCTGGCGAATATGAGCCATGAGATCAGAACACCTCTTAATTCGATAATGGGATTTTCTGACCTGCTGTGTGCATCAGATATTAATGCTAACGACAAAGAATATGCTTTAACCATCTCACAGAGTGCAAGATCACTTTTGAGTATTATCAATGACATTCTGGACATCTCCAAGATTGAAAGCGGCAAAGTGGAACTTTTCAAAGAAGAATTTGACCTGAACCTTATGCTTGATTATGTCATAAAGATGATATCTGTTAGAGCGAGCGAGAAAGATATAAATTTTCTTTTCTACTGTGACACGAATATTCCGGCAAAACTTATCGGGGATTCAGAACGCATTCAGCAGGTTCTTATGAATCTTCTGGGAAATGCAGTTAAATTCACAGAAAAAGGGGGCGAAATTCGTTTGTCAGTGTTTATGGCAGACAAAGCAGACGATACTGTTGATGTCAGGTTTGAGGTTCATGATACAGGGATTGGTATCTCTGAGGCTGCTGTTGCACATATCTTTGAACCTTTTCATCAGGCAGATGCAGGCATAAACAGAAAATATGGCGGAACAGGTCTGGGGCTTACGATATGTAATAAAATACTCCATATTATGGAATCAGAAATTAGAGTATACAGTTCTGAAGGTGTGGGGAGCACGTTTGATTTCACCGTCAGTTTTGAAAAAGATGAGAAGCATATTAAGCCTTTGGACAATAGAAAGAAAAATACAGCTTTCTGTATATACGGATCAGGTGATTCTGAATCTAACACAGAAAAGATGGTTGCAAACTATCTCCGCAGTATCGGAGATGTAGTTTATTATAATGATTACGGCAGTAAAGAAATAGATATTCTTTTTTGTTTTGACCCCTTGAAACTGAGAGAATATATATTATTAAATTTGGAACAGAAAAATGATATTCCTGTTGTCTTTGTCGGGGAAGAAAATAGCCTTGACGCTGAAGCCTCCTCTATGGTGAGTGCGATTATTAGCCATCCGGTATATCCGTCTAAAATTTATAATATTATTATGCAGCTTTGCGGTATAGGTGGGATGTATTCAGATAATGCAGGTATAGAGAGCATCTATTCCGGAACTGTGCTGGTTGCTGAAGATAACCATACGAACCAGCTCCTGATGAAAATTTTGCTGGAAGGGATGGGGGTTAATGTCGTGTTTGCTGCTGACGGAAAAGAAGCTCTTGAATATTGCTCAGAGCAAACGCCCGATCTTGTTCTGATGGATATCAACATGCCTGTAATGGATGGTGTCTCCGCATTTCGTGAGATAAAAAAAGCGAGAGCACTTGCAGGAGAGGATATGGTGCCTGTTGTTGCTCTCACTGCCAACGCAGTTAAATCCGACAGAGATTCATACCTACAGGTTGGTATGGATGACTATCTTTCAAAACCCGTTAATAAAGATGAGCTGCACAGAGTTCTTAAAAAGTATCTCAAAGTTCTTAAAACACGTCCGGCAGGAAACTTTTATAAAAATGTCACCCATGCCGGACAGGCATATGACAAGCAGACCAGCATCAGAAATGTCGGGATCAGTGAGAAAGATTACGATATGATAATAAGCCAGCTTTTTCAGAACCTTGATAATGACATGAAAATGCTGGAGGATGCAGTGAGTGAAGGGGATGCAAAGAATATTTATTGTATTTTACACTACCTGAAAGGGGCAGCAATGAATCTGCATATTTCTACAGTGATTCCGTTACTGGAAGAATATTGTACTAAAGCAAAATCCGGCGATATTGAAAGCTTCGACACTCAACGCATAAGAGCACTTTTCGAACAGGTGAAAGATAAAATAAATGCTTAA
- a CDS encoding dihydroorotate dehydrogenase → MSDRLKTTFCGIEFKNPIITASGTFGYGLEYAKHIDISKLGGISVKGISLKEAPGNPMPRIMETTSGMLNAIGLQNVGVEKFIEEKLPVLRKYDTKVIVNFWGKTLDEYVEVAKILDEADVDMLEMNISCPNIKEGGIAFGTDPKMTFEVTSRVKKVLKNKPLMVKLSPNVTDIKVFAKACEDAGADAISAINTLLGMAVNIHTRKPYISNVTGGLSGPAIKPVAVRMVHETFKTVKIPVMGIGGISNWQDIVEFALVGASAMQVGTVNFVDPQIPLKIIDELESYLTANKIDNLSLLTGTVKI, encoded by the coding sequence ATGTCTGATAGATTGAAAACAACCTTTTGCGGAATAGAATTCAAAAACCCGATAATAACAGCAAGCGGAACTTTCGGCTATGGTCTGGAATACGCTAAGCATATCGATATAAGTAAACTCGGGGGGATATCCGTAAAGGGAATTTCTCTGAAAGAAGCCCCCGGGAATCCTATGCCAAGAATAATGGAAACCACATCGGGTATGCTCAATGCGATAGGGCTTCAGAATGTGGGGGTTGAAAAATTTATCGAAGAGAAGCTCCCCGTTCTGCGTAAGTATGATACAAAAGTTATAGTAAATTTTTGGGGTAAAACCCTTGATGAATATGTTGAAGTTGCAAAGATACTTGATGAGGCAGATGTTGATATGCTGGAGATGAATATCTCTTGTCCGAATATAAAAGAGGGCGGCATAGCTTTTGGCACTGACCCGAAAATGACATTTGAAGTTACCAGCAGAGTAAAGAAAGTTCTTAAAAATAAGCCTCTTATGGTCAAACTCAGCCCCAATGTCACTGATATAAAAGTTTTTGCAAAAGCGTGTGAGGACGCTGGAGCCGACGCCATCAGCGCAATCAATACTCTGCTTGGCATGGCTGTGAACATACACACGAGAAAACCATATATATCGAATGTTACGGGGGGGCTTTCCGGTCCGGCAATCAAACCCGTTGCTGTGCGCATGGTTCACGAAACATTCAAGACAGTTAAAATACCTGTGATGGGGATTGGCGGAATAAGCAACTGGCAGGATATCGTAGAGTTTGCTCTCGTCGGAGCTTCTGCAATGCAGGTTGGCACTGTTAACTTCGTTGATCCGCAGATACCGTTAAAAATCATAGATGAACTCGAAAGCTATCTTACTGCTAATAAAATAGATAATCTTTCTTTGCTGACAGGAACAGTTAAGATATAA
- a CDS encoding aspartate kinase: MGIVVMKFGGTSVGSLERIRNVANIIAKKKDEGHDVVVTVSAMAGETDRLINLLKEIDEDFSPREYDQLVHTGETASSPLVAQTLISMGYPAVSLTGYQFGMITDGSYSKSRILDIKADRIFKELEKGKICICAGFQGVDPKTDDINTLGRGGSDTTAVAIAAALKATVCEIYTDVDGIYTADPRIVKNAKKLDKISYNEMLELASLGAKVLQSRCVELGMNHDVDILVLSSLEEKPGTLVTKEDEEMEQVVVTGVVSDKNQAKITLTEVPDSPGIASTIFNKIAAENINVDVIVQNVSKEGNTDLSFTVQKTDLIRAKDVCSQVAKEIGAKEVLADGDIAKVSIVGVGMRSHSGVAAKMFTLLAEMGVNLMMITTSEIKVSCVVEEKYSELAVRTLHEAFVEE; this comes from the coding sequence GTGGGCATTGTTGTAATGAAGTTCGGAGGAACCAGCGTAGGTTCTCTTGAACGTATCAGAAATGTTGCGAACATTATCGCAAAAAAGAAGGATGAAGGGCATGACGTTGTAGTTACTGTTTCTGCAATGGCCGGTGAAACCGACAGACTTATCAATCTTCTTAAGGAAATCGACGAGGATTTTTCTCCTCGTGAGTATGATCAGCTTGTTCATACCGGAGAAACAGCCAGCTCTCCGCTGGTGGCTCAGACGCTTATTTCAATGGGCTACCCTGCCGTTTCTCTGACGGGATATCAGTTCGGTATGATCACAGATGGTTCCTACAGCAAAAGCCGTATTCTGGACATAAAAGCTGACAGAATATTCAAAGAACTTGAAAAAGGCAAAATATGTATTTGTGCAGGTTTTCAAGGGGTTGACCCGAAAACCGATGATATAAACACGCTGGGAAGAGGCGGCTCCGATACCACAGCAGTCGCTATTGCCGCTGCATTGAAAGCTACTGTCTGTGAGATTTACACTGACGTTGACGGTATTTACACAGCAGACCCCAGAATTGTTAAAAACGCAAAAAAACTCGATAAAATATCCTATAACGAAATGCTTGAGCTTGCATCACTCGGAGCTAAAGTGCTCCAGTCAAGGTGTGTTGAACTAGGCATGAACCATGATGTAGATATTCTTGTACTTTCCTCTCTGGAGGAGAAGCCCGGTACACTTGTCACAAAGGAGGACGAAGAGATGGAGCAGGTTGTAGTAACTGGTGTGGTTTCTGATAAAAATCAGGCTAAAATAACTCTTACAGAAGTACCTGACAGCCCAGGTATCGCATCAACTATTTTTAATAAAATTGCAGCAGAAAATATAAATGTGGACGTGATAGTACAGAACGTAAGCAAAGAGGGAAATACTGACCTCTCATTTACTGTGCAGAAAACAGACCTTATCAGAGCTAAGGATGTTTGCAGTCAAGTTGCTAAAGAGATCGGCGCCAAGGAGGTTTTGGCAGATGGTGACATCGCCAAAGTCAGTATTGTGGGGGTTGGCATGAGAAGCCATTCCGGCGTTGCAGCAAAAATGTTCACTCTCCTCGCTGAAATGGGCGTGAACCTGATGATGATAACAACCAGCGAGATAAAAGTTTCCTGTGTAGTAGAGGAGAAATACTCCGAACTCGCAGTGAGAACTCTTCATGAGGCTTTTGTCGAGGAATAA